DNA from Gramella sp. MAR_2010_147:
TGTCTGGCGAAGTCTTCGCCCAGTTTTTCAAATACTATCCCGTAATCTGAATTTGTTGGTTTTCCTATAATTTCAGAATTGATGAAATTTCCTATTCTAACAAAGATAGCTCCACTGGCAACAGGAATCACGATCCTGTCCAGGATCCATAAGACTGGTTTCTGAATAATTCTTTTAGCATAAAGGTACATGGCAATGATAATCCCTATAGCGGCACCATGACTGGCTAAACCTCTAAATCCTGTAAATTCAAATTCAGGTTCAAAGCGAACTGGAAGAAAAATTTCCAGTAAATGATTCTGAAAATATTCCCAGTCATAAAAAATCACATGGCCTAATCTCGCACCAATTAGGGTGGCAAGAACAGTATATATAAAGAGAGAATCTAATTTTTCTATGTCAATACCTTCACGGGTATAAATGTTTTTCATAATATACCACCCAAGCGTAAAGGCGATAATGAACATTAAGCTATAATAGTGAAGGGTAATAATTCCCAGGTCCAGTCCTTCTGACGGATTCCAGTGAATGGCATTAAGAAGCATACTTATTTATTTGAATGTTCGTAAATATACATATTTGGGAGTTCTTTAGCTCGATTTGTTATCGGATTTTCCCGGAACAGGATCATAACCACAACCTCCCCAGGGATGGCATCTTGAGATCCTTTTTAATCCTAACCAAAATCCTTTGAAAGCCCCATGAATTTCAATGGCCTTAAGCATATAGCTTGAGCATGTAGGCTCGTATCTGCAACTTGCAGGGGTAAGCG
Protein-coding regions in this window:
- the lgt gene encoding prolipoprotein diacylglyceryl transferase; amino-acid sequence: MLLNAIHWNPSEGLDLGIITLHYYSLMFIIAFTLGWYIMKNIYTREGIDIEKLDSLFIYTVLATLIGARLGHVIFYDWEYFQNHLLEIFLPVRFEPEFEFTGFRGLASHGAAIGIIIAMYLYAKRIIQKPVLWILDRIVIPVASGAIFVRIGNFINSEIIGKPTNSDYGIVFEKLGEDFARHPAQLYESACYLAIFLILWFLYWKTEKRFKTGYIFGLFLVLLWTVRFFIEFIKEPQVGERANWLLNTGQWLSIPFVIAGLYFMYRPQKQKTVT
- the yidD gene encoding membrane protein insertion efficiency factor YidD; amino-acid sequence: MLNRYFGYLITALVQFYKKFISPLTPASCRYEPTCSSYMLKAIEIHGAFKGFWLGLKRISRCHPWGGCGYDPVPGKSDNKSS